A window from Fibrobacter sp. UWB11 encodes these proteins:
- a CDS encoding STAS domain-containing protein yields the protein MEIRSNLNGDELKVELSGELNAVTAPELSTYLAPHLEKIKSLVFDFKECDFVSSAGIRVLLSSFKTLKKNQGNMRLENVGPNFKDVLEATGLDVAFGIL from the coding sequence ATGGAAATCAGGTCAAACTTAAATGGCGATGAATTGAAAGTAGAACTTTCGGGGGAGTTGAATGCGGTGACGGCTCCAGAGCTTTCGACATACCTTGCTCCGCATCTCGAAAAGATAAAGTCCCTTGTTTTTGATTTCAAGGAGTGCGACTTTGTTTCGTCGGCAGGAATCCGCGTGTTGCTTTCTTCTTTCAAGACTTTGAAAAAGAATCAGGGCAATATGCGACTAGAAAATGTGGGCCCGAATTTTAAGGACGTTCTCGAAGCGACCGGGCTAGATGTGGCGTTTGGAATTTTGTAA